The genomic segment acaacaaaatcaCATGGGACAACAATGTTTCCCACTTGGATAGACAGATCCTCAAACTCCCGACTTGGCATCTTAATACTTCGGTCGACGAGTTGGATGGTTTTCCTTGATGGCTTGAGCTCAAAAGTGAGTTTCTTTGCAATGAACATGGGCATGAGGCTAATAGAGGCCCCAAGATCGGCAAGTGCTCCTTTAAAACGAAGTTTTCTAAGAGTGATCGAGAGCACAAAGGGTCCTTGAGCCTTTTTCTTCTTGGCCCATGTGCCTTGGATGATGGCACTTACGTGCTCCGACAAATTCACAACCTCGCTCTCAAGCTTCTTTTTGTTTCCCAAGAGAGTTTTCAAGTACTTGGCATATTAAGGCATTTGCTCCATTACCTTCAAGAACAGGATCTTCATTTCAAGCTTTCTCATATGCTTAAGAAATTTAAGGAACTTTTCTTACAATTG from the Amaranthus tricolor cultivar Red isolate AtriRed21 chromosome 12, ASM2621246v1, whole genome shotgun sequence genome contains:
- the LOC130828623 gene encoding uncharacterized protein LOC130828623, giving the protein MRKLEMKILFLKKLESEVVNLSEHVSAIIQGTWAKKKKAQGPFVLSITLRKLRFKGALADLGASISLMPMFIAKKLTFELKPSRKTIQLVDRSIKMPSREFEDLSIQVGNIVVPCDFVVLDMVENPYTPLILGRDALKTLGALIDCESKTITIRVAQEKVEGHDVLVGLVFDEENFYDDEKMKNGVYVEKENEIVLVNNNDDDTEGNVKQTRKRKRLRKEKASKRRR